AACGGGCAAACCATACCTGGGTTGAGCCCGGGTACATTGCGCAAAAAACGGCCCCGGTAAGGGGCCGTTTTTATTTGTGAGCCTAAAACGCCTGCGGGCCTCAGATTCTGCCAAATGCGGTTTATTCCCCACGCTGTGGTAAAATCTCGCCCACTTTTTTACAGGGCCTCCTCCCCATGCACTGTCCCTTCTGCAGCGCAGACGAAACCAAAGTTGTCGATTCCCGCCTGGTAGCCGATGGCGACCAGGTGCGCCGTCGTCGCGAATGTCTGCAGTGCCACGAGCGTTTCACCACCTTTGAAACCGCCGAATTGCTGCTGCCCCGTGTGGTCAAGCAGAACGGCCAGCGCGAACCCTTCAACGAAGACAAGCTCCGCGCCGGTATCCAGCGCGCGGTGGAGAAACGCCCGGTCAGCACCGAGCGCGTGGAAGCGGCTGTGGCCCAGATCAAACACGCCCTGCAGGCCACCGGCGAACGGGAACTGCCCGCCATGCGCATCGGCGAACTGGTGATGGAACAGTTGCGGGAGCTGGATCAGGTCGCCTACGTGCGTTTTGCCTCGGTCTACCGCCGTTTTGAGGACGTCAGCGACTTCAGCGACGAGATCGAACGCCTCAATACCCGCGGCAAAGCCACCGCCGAACCCGGAGACGTGTCGTGAGCCCGAGGGAACTGATGGCCCGCGCCATCCAGCTGGCAGAGCGCGGTCTCTATACCACCATGCCCAACCCCCGGGTTGGCTGCGTGATCGCCGACAGCGCGGGCAATATCCTCGCTGAGGGCTGGCACAAGTGCGCCGGCGAAGGGCACGCCGAAGTCGAAGCCCTTAAAGCGGCTGGAGGCAGTGCAAAAGGCAATATCGCCTACGTCACACTGGAACCCTGCAGTCACAGCGGCAAGACCGGTCCTTGTGCCGATGCGCTGATTGCTGCCGGCGTGGCCAAGGTCGTATATGGCATGGAAGACCCCAACCCCAGTGTTGGTGGCCAGGGGTTACAAAAACTGCGCGATGCGGGCATTGAAGTGGAAGGCCCTCTGCTGGAAGAATCCTGCCGCGCCCTGAATCCGGGTTTTATCAAGCGCATGACCCTGGGACTGCCGCTGGTGCGCAGCAAGTCCGCGATGAGTATCGACGGCCGTACCGCCATGGCCAGTGGGGAATCCAAGTGGGTCACCGGCCCCGCCGCCCGCGCCGATGTGCAGAACCTGCGCGCGCGCAGCTGCGCGATCATTACCGGCGTGGACACCGTGCGCCACGACAACCCGAACATGAATGTGCGCCCGGAAGAGATGGCGCTGGAGCCGGCGCTGGCTGCCGCAGCGGCAGAAAAGCAGCCTCTGCGGGTGATCGTCGACAGCAAACTGCGCACGCCGGCGAAAGCCTTTATATTGCAGGGCGACGCCCCCACATTGGTGGTCACCACGGAAGCGGCGGACAGCGAGCGCCGTGTGCGGCTGGAAAAGACCGGTGCCGAAGTACTGGTCTTGGCGGCGGACAAAGAAGGCCGAGTGCACCTGGGGGAACTGCTGAAAGAGCTCGCCCGTCGCGAGTGCAACGAAGTGTTGGTCGAGAGTGGTGCGACCCTCTCCGGTGCCTTTATGTACCAGGGCCACGTGGACGAGATCATCGTCTATGTGGCGCCCAAGATTCTCGGCTCCAGCGCCAGACCGCTGTTTGAGCTGCCGATTGAGCGCATGGGTTCCATGCTGCCCATCACCATTACCGATATGCGTGCAGTCGGCCACGACTGGCGTATTACTGCCACCACGGACATAGAGCGTTAGAGGCACATCGAATTGTTCACCGGAATCGTTGAAGCGGTTGGCGAAATATCCGCGTTACAGCCAAAAGGTGGCGACCTGCGCCTGCGGGTGAAAACCGGCAAGCTGGATTTGTCCGACGTGAAACTGGGTGACAGTATTGCCACCAACGGCGTCTGCCTCACCGTGGTCGAACTGCCTGGTGACGGTTACTGGGCGGACGTTTCGGCCGAGACGCTCGCGGTCGCTACCCTGAAAGACTGGAAACTCGGCGATAAGGTGAATCTGGAAAAGGCCCTCACGCCCCAGACCCGCCTTGGCGGCCATATGGTCAGTGGCCACGTGGATGGTATTGGCGAAGTGGTATGGCGTAAAACCACCGCCCGCGCCGAACAGTTCCGCCTGCGTGCCCCGGACGAGCTGGCCAAATACATCGCCCACAAGGGCTCGATTACCGTGGATGGCACCAGCCTGACGGTGAACGCGGTAGACGGTGCCGAATTCGAGCTCACCATCGTGCCCCACACCATTGCGGAGACCGTGATCGGCGGTTACCGGGCTGGCACTCGGGTGAACCTGGAAGTGGACCTGATTGCGCGCTACCTGGAGCGGCTACTCTTGGGGGATGCCGCGGCCAAGTCGCAGAGCGATGGTCTGACCATGGAATTCCTCGCCCAGCACGGTTTTTACAAGGCCTAGCACCAGTAGGAGTCTGCTTGCAGGCGAACAGAATCGAAGCGGTTCGCCTGCAAGCAGGCTCCTACAAAAGAAACATGGGGCAAGCCCAAAAGAATTGCCAAACACGATTTGAGAGAGTTATGGAACTGAATAGCGTTGAAGAACTGATCGACGATATCCGCCAGGGCAAAATGGTAATCCTGATGGACGACGAAGATCGCGAGAACGAGGGTGACCTCGTGATCGCCGCCGAGCAGGTTCGGCCGGAAGATATCAACTTCATGGCCACCCACGCCCGCGGTCTCATCTGCCTGACCCTGACGGCGGAGCGCTGCGAGCAGCTGGACCTGCCGCTGATGTCTCGGGACAACGGCGCCCAGTTCAGCACCAACTTCACCGTCTCCATCGAAGCGGCCGAAGGCGTAACCACCGGCATCTCCGCCGCCGACCGCGCGCGCACGATCCGCGCAGCGGTCGCTCGCAACGCCAAACCATCCGATATCGTTCAGCCCGGGCATATCTTCCCGATCAAGGCACAGCCCGGCGGCGTACTCAGCCGTGCCGGCCACACCGAAGCGGGTTGCGACCTGGCGCGTCTCGCCGGCTTTGAGGGCGCGGCGGCCATCGTCGAGATCATGAACGAAGACGGCACCATGGCCCGTCGCCCGGACCTGGAAAAATTCGCCCAGGCCCACAACCTCAAGATCGGCACTATTGCCGACCTGATCAACTACCGCGCGCTCAACGAA
This is a stretch of genomic DNA from Microbulbifer bruguierae. It encodes these proteins:
- the nrdR gene encoding transcriptional regulator NrdR; the protein is MHCPFCSADETKVVDSRLVADGDQVRRRRECLQCHERFTTFETAELLLPRVVKQNGQREPFNEDKLRAGIQRAVEKRPVSTERVEAAVAQIKHALQATGERELPAMRIGELVMEQLRELDQVAYVRFASVYRRFEDVSDFSDEIERLNTRGKATAEPGDVS
- the ribD gene encoding bifunctional diaminohydroxyphosphoribosylaminopyrimidine deaminase/5-amino-6-(5-phosphoribosylamino)uracil reductase RibD encodes the protein MARAIQLAERGLYTTMPNPRVGCVIADSAGNILAEGWHKCAGEGHAEVEALKAAGGSAKGNIAYVTLEPCSHSGKTGPCADALIAAGVAKVVYGMEDPNPSVGGQGLQKLRDAGIEVEGPLLEESCRALNPGFIKRMTLGLPLVRSKSAMSIDGRTAMASGESKWVTGPAARADVQNLRARSCAIITGVDTVRHDNPNMNVRPEEMALEPALAAAAAEKQPLRVIVDSKLRTPAKAFILQGDAPTLVVTTEAADSERRVRLEKTGAEVLVLAADKEGRVHLGELLKELARRECNEVLVESGATLSGAFMYQGHVDEIIVYVAPKILGSSARPLFELPIERMGSMLPITITDMRAVGHDWRITATTDIER
- a CDS encoding riboflavin synthase, whose translation is MFTGIVEAVGEISALQPKGGDLRLRVKTGKLDLSDVKLGDSIATNGVCLTVVELPGDGYWADVSAETLAVATLKDWKLGDKVNLEKALTPQTRLGGHMVSGHVDGIGEVVWRKTTARAEQFRLRAPDELAKYIAHKGSITVDGTSLTVNAVDGAEFELTIVPHTIAETVIGGYRAGTRVNLEVDLIARYLERLLLGDAAAKSQSDGLTMEFLAQHGFYKA
- the ribBA gene encoding bifunctional 3,4-dihydroxy-2-butanone-4-phosphate synthase/GTP cyclohydrolase II codes for the protein MELNSVEELIDDIRQGKMVILMDDEDRENEGDLVIAAEQVRPEDINFMATHARGLICLTLTAERCEQLDLPLMSRDNGAQFSTNFTVSIEAAEGVTTGISAADRARTIRAAVARNAKPSDIVQPGHIFPIKAQPGGVLSRAGHTEAGCDLARLAGFEGAAAIVEIMNEDGTMARRPDLEKFAQAHNLKIGTIADLINYRALNEKTVECVNQRKVHTEFGEFKLRTYLDKARRERHFAFYLGEFQPEEPTLVRVHVASTLRDVFSLRRGDEKFAPWTFRSALKKVAEEGKGIVVVICHNETTDEIEESIDWLISGKQQRPSQDLVYKQVGTGSQILRDLKVRKMRLMSAPFKFSAISGFDLEVEEYLNAEEI